The segment GGACGGTATCGCCGGGACGCAGCTCCTCCGGCACGACGCCCGCATACCCCTTGAGCGCCTTTCGGGAGCCGAGAGTCCCCGCCAGGAGGTCGCCGTGACGGAGCGGAACCATTCGGCCGCTCGTGTCCTCGACGACGTTGTACGACCGCTTGTCGGTGAGGATCCGGACCGCGATCACGTACCCCTCCCGGCAGACGATGGACGGTCCGAGCAGAGGTTCGCGCGGCACCCTCGCGTTCGCCGTGGAGGAGGCGATCCGGTCGAGCCTTACGCGTACGGTGTCGGCCATGGCCTGTCCTCCTCGGCGCCGGCCCGCCGCTCGTCGCGCCGGGCTGCCAGGATCGACGGGATCGCCGCGAGCTTGGCGAACGCTCTCGCCTCGGAACCGTCCCAGAGGTGGTGGGTTTCGCCGTAGCGTGCGACGTCGGGGGCCATCAGCGAGCGCGGGCTCCGGGCCCCGTTCACCGCGAACCGGCCCGGCTCGAGACGGACGCGGGTTTCGCCGCAGACGTGCCGCTGCGAACTCGCGATCATCGCCTCGATGTCCCGCATCACCGGATCGAAAGCCTGGCCCTCGTGAAGACGGTCTCCGTAGAAGCGGGCCAGGTGGTCCTTCCAGAACGCCTGCCACCGGGTGAGGCAGAGCTTCTCCAGCTCGCGGTGCGCCGCGATCAGCACGACCGCCGCGCCCGCCTCGAACCCGATCCGTCCCTTGATCCCGAGGACGGTCTCGCCGACATGGATCCCGCGGCCGATGCCCCTCGCGCGGGTGAGCTCTGCGAGTTCCTCGACCAGTTCGGGTCCGCGGAGGGGCCGGCCGTCGAGCGAGACGGGCAAACCCTCTTCCCAGCCGACGACCACCTCGCACGGGCCGGCGTCGCCGACGCCGTCCCAGGCGTCCTCGGGAGGGGGTTTCCAGGGATCGTGCGTCCAGCCGCCGCCGATCGTCGTTCCCCACAGTCCGCGGTTGACGGAGTACAAGCCCCGTGACGGCGGCGCCGGGATGCCGGCCTTCTCGAGGTAGGCCACCGCATCCTCCCGGGCGAGGCCGAGGTCGCGCACCGGCGTGAGGATGGGCACGCCCGGGAGGAGGCACCGGAAGGCGACGTCGAAGCGGACCTGGTCGTTTCCCGCCCCGGTCGAGCCGTGAGCGACGGCGTCGGCCCCCAGCTCCCTCGCGACGCGGGCCACCTCGATCGCCTGCTGGGTTCTCTCGGCGGCGACGGAGAGCGGGTAGACCTCCCCGCGCAGCACGTTGCCCCGGATGAGGTGGGCGATGAAGCGGTCGAAGACAGCCTGCCGGGCATCGATCTCACGGTGCTCGGCCGCTCCCGCCTCCCGCGCGCGGAGCGCGATCGCCTCGCGCTCCTCCCGGCCGGTGCCGCCGGTGTCGACCGTCACGGTGACGACCTCGGCCCCGCGCTCCCGCCGGAGCCAGGCGGCGCAGAAGGTGGTGTCCAGTCCTCCGGAGAAGGCGAGCACGACCCGCATCGCAGCCTCCCGCGGGGCGTGCCCCGCCGGTGAATCGGATATGAATTGCGCATATTTATTCAAACGCGCCCTCCTGTCAAGGCGCGCTCCCGAATTCCACCCGGGCCCCCGGGTCCGATCCGCCGGCGGGGGCCGATCTCACCCCCGGACCGGCGGGGACTCGAGCCGGACGCCCGGGTTTCCGGCGCCCCTGCGCGGCCTAGGTGCGCACCGCCGGCTCCCGCGCGGAACGGACTCCGGCAAAGCCTCGTGACCGGTGGGAGGTGCTTTCCCGATGGCGCGCTGCGCCGGACAACTCGGTGGTGCGTCGGCACTTCCGCCCGCCCCGGCGCAGCTCGACCGGCCCTGCTCGGTAACCCTCAATGGCTCAGCGGCTTGGATCGGGGAACGCACCGTCCGGGATGCACCTCGTGACCGGCGTGCCGGTCCGCCACCGGCCGCACGCGCCCCCACCTCCCGAAGATCCCGGAGACCGAGGGGCAATCCGGATGGGCCCTGGCGGAGGACGCGCGAGGTGCGAGCGGGGCCGAGTTCGATGCCGCCGCGCGCGGGCTCGCCGTTCCTGGCCGAAAGTTTCGGACGCGGCGTTCCGCCGCGGGCGGGTCCGGGCGGACCGGGGTTTCGAGACC is part of the Acidobacteriota bacterium genome and harbors:
- the argG gene encoding argininosuccinate synthase, whose protein sequence is MRVVLAFSGGLDTTFCAAWLRRERGAEVVTVTVDTGGTGREEREAIALRAREAGAAEHREIDARQAVFDRFIAHLIRGNVLRGEVYPLSVAAERTQQAIEVARVARELGADAVAHGSTGAGNDQVRFDVAFRCLLPGVPILTPVRDLGLAREDAVAYLEKAGIPAPPSRGLYSVNRGLWGTTIGGGWTHDPWKPPPEDAWDGVGDAGPCEVVVGWEEGLPVSLDGRPLRGPELVEELAELTRARGIGRGIHVGETVLGIKGRIGFEAGAAVVLIAAHRELEKLCLTRWQAFWKDHLARFYGDRLHEGQAFDPVMRDIEAMIASSQRHVCGETRVRLEPGRFAVNGARSPRSLMAPDVARYGETHHLWDGSEARAFAKLAAIPSILAARRDERRAGAEEDRPWPTPYA